In the genome of Paramisgurnus dabryanus chromosome 18, PD_genome_1.1, whole genome shotgun sequence, one region contains:
- the c18h18orf54 gene encoding lung adenoma susceptibility protein 2, whose translation MMMSSDGVTSPESTVTSLFATSGHLQSSLDPDPVPTITYRDKHYVSASEALDAYIADFQKTSTGKLKITKQLSVPHPRNRDVLKTSLTEGELNFLNIPVRNRDSDRLSMTTDDLLALPIDGSLPVTRTSAFLSQSEILPEGRSFNSSAWSQLRPSGAPKRFMHPNPQRAPDTGRSSRKSLPVDDLLIGSSLHRGLNHRPSHQKDPRHTPRSHHLPRWLTSQKSEMDFSGITSVPDLKYPGWLEQCEESSAGSSRIAPPHRIPSWVDELEESRGERHSETESHKDVKGHPGALCGSEDLCDLRKLHLQISEPVNRQQAQDNKLFKDDKIDSLIFRAEQMLNSSSLGLCGPVTGHNNNSGDTDDSLDADRSWENPPVTFKSPVTVGGEDEQSQPEEQQRNLSSASGSSGYGSRKHPGPVEALKHMLLRLQAVEHNINQSNTSDTQREEEEQVDREENDLKRSGESLQRVLHHVDRLKTLVDVMNEKKDESHRET comes from the exons GCAGTTTAGATCCAGATCCCGTCCCCACCATCACATACAGAGATAAACATTATGTCTCTGCTTCAGAAGCTCTGGATGCTTACATTGCTGACTTCCAGAAGACTTCAACAGGAAAACTCAAGATCACCAAACAACTTTCAGTACCTCATCCACGAAACCGAGATG TACTAAAGACGAGTTTAACAGAGGGAGAGCTGAACTTCCTGAATATTCCCGTCAGGAATAGAGACTCTGATCGTCTCAGTATGACCACTGATGATCTTCTGGCTCTCCCGATTGACGGCTCTCTGCCTGTGACCCGCACCTCCGCTTTCCTTTCACAATCTGAGATCTTACCAGAGGGGCGGAGCTTTAACTCCAGTGCCTGGTCTCAGCTAAGACCCAGTGGAGCTCCAAAACGCTTCATGCACCCCAATCCACAAAGAGCTCCGGACACAGGAAGATCATCAAGAAAATCCCTCCCTGTGGATGATTTATTGATCGGAAGTTCACTGCATCGAGGTCTCAATCACCGACCGTCCCACCAGAAAGATCCACGCCACACTCCCAGATCCCATCACCTCCCACGCTGGCTGACCAGCCAGAAATCTGAaatggatttttccggaataaCCAGCGTTCCTGACTTAAAATACCCAGGATGGCTGGAACAGTGTGAGGAATCATCAGCCGGCAGCAGTCGGATCGCTCCTCCTCACAGAATTCCATCTTGGGTGGATGAACTGGAAGAATCCAGAGGAGAAAGACACTCAGAGACTGAAAGTCACAAAGATGTCAAAGGTCATCCTGGAGCGCTGTGTGGATCTGAGGATCTGTGTGACCTGAGGAAGCTGCATTTGCAGATTTCAGAACCAGTAAACAGACAACAGGCACAGgataataaactttttaaag ATGATAAGATTGATTCTCTGATCTTCAGAGCTGAGCAGATGCTCAACTCATCATCTCTCGGTCTCTGTGGGCCGGTTACAGGACACAACAACAACTCAGGAGATACGGATGACAGCCTGGATGCAGACCGGTCCTGGGAAAATCCACCTGTGACATT TAAATCTCCAGTGACTGTAGGTGGCGAAGATGAACAATCACAGCCTGAAGAACAGCAAAGAAACCTG TCTTCAGCTTCCGGTTCATCCGGTTACGGCAGCAGAAAACATCCAGGTCCAGTGGAGGCGCTCAAACACATGCTGCTCCGCCTACAGGCTGTGGAACACAACATCAATCAATCCAACACATCAGATACACAGAGAGAAGAAGAGGAACAG GTGGACAGAGAAGAAAATGACTTGAAGAGAAGTGGAGAGTCTTTACAGAG AGTTTTGCATCATGTGGACAGACTGAAAACTCTTGTGGATGTCATGAATGAGAAGAAAGACGAATCACACAGAGAAACCTGA